The Zobellia alginiliquefaciens genome contains a region encoding:
- a CDS encoding quinone-dependent dihydroorotate dehydrogenase: MYKTFLQPLLFSLDAEKAHHVTFSLVRFLCKIGFSGIFRAIYKIEDPRLEKEVFGIKFKNPVGLAAGFDKDAKLYNELSNFGFGFVEIGTLTPKPQPGNPKTRLFRLKPDQAIVNRMGFNNMGVVDAVKRLKKEHKVLIGGNIGKNKVTPNEDAVSDYLICFNALFDHVDYFVVNVSSPNTPGLRELQDKEPLTALLLELKKENTSLASQKQQKEKPILLKIAPDLTDDQLLDIIAIVADTKIDGVIATNTTIERKDLKSEESLTKEMGGLSGKPLTNRSTEVIRFLADKSNKAFPIIGVGGIHSEKDALEKLEAGADLIQLYTGFIYEGPAVIKRINKAILKG, translated from the coding sequence ATGTATAAGACCTTCCTTCAGCCATTACTTTTCTCGCTAGACGCGGAAAAAGCCCATCATGTTACTTTTTCTTTAGTTCGTTTTCTTTGTAAAATCGGTTTTTCAGGAATTTTTAGAGCTATCTACAAAATAGAAGACCCCCGTTTGGAAAAGGAAGTTTTTGGTATAAAGTTTAAAAACCCTGTAGGTCTGGCCGCTGGTTTTGATAAGGATGCCAAACTGTACAATGAACTATCTAATTTCGGGTTCGGATTTGTTGAGATAGGCACACTTACGCCCAAGCCACAACCTGGAAATCCAAAGACAAGATTGTTTAGGTTAAAGCCGGATCAGGCCATAGTGAACCGAATGGGCTTTAATAATATGGGTGTTGTTGATGCCGTAAAGCGTTTAAAAAAAGAGCACAAAGTGCTAATAGGCGGTAATATTGGTAAGAACAAGGTAACGCCCAATGAAGATGCCGTTTCCGATTATCTTATCTGTTTTAATGCGCTGTTTGACCATGTGGACTACTTTGTGGTTAACGTGAGTTCTCCCAATACTCCAGGACTTCGGGAGCTTCAAGATAAAGAACCGCTTACGGCTCTTTTGCTAGAATTGAAAAAAGAAAATACAAGCTTGGCCTCGCAGAAGCAACAAAAAGAAAAGCCTATTCTTCTAAAAATAGCTCCTGACTTAACGGACGACCAATTATTGGATATTATTGCTATCGTAGCCGATACTAAAATTGACGGTGTTATAGCTACCAACACAACAATTGAGCGTAAAGATTTAAAATCTGAAGAGTCACTTACCAAAGAAATGGGGGGATTAAGCGGAAAACCATTGACCAATAGAAGTACAGAGGTAATCCGTTTCTTGGCAGATAAAAGCAATAAAGCTTTCCCGATCATTGGAGTAGGAGGCATACACTCGGAAAAAGATGCACTAGAAAAGTTAGAAGCCGGTGCAGACCTTATTCAATTGTACACCGGTTTTATCTATGAAGGTCCAGCTGTGATAAAGAGGATTAATAAAGCTATTTTGAAGGGGTAG